The DNA window TTCGATCGAAAAAAGCATCGCGCCCTTGCGCAGTTTCGTCGCCGAGCCGATGCGGTTCGGGCGGATGTTTTTGGCGGGCGACGCCGCGCACATCGTGCCGCCGACCGGCGCCAAGGGGCTCAACCTCGCCGCCAGCGACGTGCATTTCCTCGCGCAGGCGTTGCGCGAATATTACGACGAGAAATCCTCCGCCGGGATCGACGGCTACTCCGCCAGAGCGCTGGCCCGGGTCTGGAAGGCGGTGCGGTTCTCGTGGTGGATGACCTCGATGATGCACCGGTTTCCCGACACCGAAGGTTTTGGCGGACGAATTCAGCTGGCTGAACTCAATTATCTCGTCAGTTCGCAAGCGGCGACGACATCGCTGTCGGAAAATTATGTGGGCTTGCCATATTAGCCTTACCCTCCGTCGGCCAAGGCCTTTCGTAGTCCTGCATTAGACCCTCATGGTGAGGAGGCGCTCTTGCGCCGTCTCGAACCATGAGGCCCGCGCGGCCCATCCTTCGAGACGCGCGCAAACGCGCGCTCCTCAGGATGAGGGCCGAGCCTGTTGCCACGCGTTTCAAACACCCGCGCAAATCTCGTTTAAAACTTTGTAGGCCGTGCATTTCGCAACGGAACCGCGTTCAATAGCGGCATGGAGCACCGCGCATGACCGCTACCCATATCCCCGCCGGTTTCGAGCGCCAGTCCCGGCGCAGTCCGCTGACCGATCCGTGGGAGCCGATCTACTCGAAGCAAACACCTGACGCCATCATCCTGGGACTTCGGCTGGCCACGCCGCACACCAATGCGCGCGGGTTCGTCCATGGCGGTCTGATTGCAGCGCTGGCCGATAAAGCCATGGGGCACAGCTGCGGTCACAAGATGCGCGGCGCCTATTCGCTGGTGACGGTCAGCATGTCGATCGATTTCATCAGCAGCGGCCAGATCGGGCAGTGGCTCACGGTCGAGACCGACGTGATCAAGACCGGCAGCACGATCTGCTTCGCGCAATGTGTCGTAAGGGCCGACGATGCCGTCATCGCCCGCGCCAACGCGACATTTCGGGTGGTGACGAAGAAGGAATAGCGTTCGTCATTCCGGGGCGCGAGTGAAACGAGCGAACCTCAGATGTGCAACTGCACATCGGGGAATCCTTGGATTCCGGGTTCGCCGCTGCGCGTCGCCCCGGAACGACGGCATTTATTTGCCAAAATGCCAGTCGCTGATCTCGATCACCAGATCGATGAACGCGCGCACCTTGGCCGACAACAGCCGCGATGTCGGGTAGACGATGTGGATCGGCAGCGGCGGCGGTTCGAATTTCGCCAGCACGATCTTGAGCCGGCCGGCCTTGATCGCAGCCGCTGCCTGATAGGCCAGCACCCGGGTCAGGCCGCCGTCCTGCTCGGCATATTGGATCGCGGCGTCGGCGCTGTTGGTGGTAAGCCGCGGCGTGCAGATCATGCTGACCTCGCGGCCATCCTCGACAAAACGCCAATCCGGCGACGCGGCGATGGCGCCGAACTGTATGGTTGCATGCGATGCGATCGCCTTTGGCGTCTTCGGCTCGCCGTGCTGTCTCAGGTATTCGTTGGAGGCCACCACGATCCGCCGCATCTCGCCGACATGGCGGGCCACCAGGCTGGAATCGGCGAGGTGCCCGATTCGGATTGCGAGATCGACGCCGTCCTCGACCAGGTTGATCATGCGATCCGACAACCGCAATTCGCCCGAAACCTCGGGATAGCGTTTCAAATACGCCGACATCACCGGACTGACATGCAGGCGTCCGAATCCAACAGGTGCCGAGACCGCCAGCCGCCCGCTCGGCCGCGTGCGTTCGCCCTCGGCCGAGCTTTCGGCTTCCTCGACGTCGCTGAGAATGCGCCGGACGCGCTCCAGGTAGCGCGCGCCGACATCGGTCAGCGTCACCGACCGCGTGGTTCGCTGCAACAGCCGCGCGCCGAGACGATCCTCCAGCGCCGCAATCAGCCGCGTCACCCCTGACGGCGACAGCCCAAGTTTGCGGGCGGCCGGCGCAAATCCCTTGAGGTCGGCCACCGCGACAAAGGCCTGCATGGCATCGATACGATCCATGGCATTATTTCATATGTTGCAATGATGAAGTGTCAATGCGCCGGATTGCTTAAATTTCGAAAGGGCCCAGTTTACCGTGTGAAGAGGCGCGCGGCGGCGCGGCGGACGAACTTCCAGAGGAGTTTGCGATGTCAGACATTCACACCTATTCAAGCGACGTCGCGTTCACCCCGGCGGTGAAGGCCATTCAGTCCCGCAAGGGATCGCGCGACGCGTATGCCCGCGCCGAGGAGCGCGGCGGCTGGCGCACCGAGATCGACGAGGACCTGTCGGCGTTTCTCGCCGGCCAGGACAGCATGTTCCTGGCAACTGCGACCGCGCACGGACAGCCCTATATCCAGCACCGCGGCGGGCCGAAAGGCTTCGTCAAGGTGCTGGACAAGAACACGCTGGCGTTCGCCGATTACAGCGGCAACCGGCAATACATCACCCAGGGCAACCTGTCCGAAAACCCGAGGGCCAACATCTTCCTGATCGACTATGCGCATCGCCGCCGCGTCAAGATCTGGGGCGAGGCGCGCGTGGTCGATGACGATCCGGCGCTGATGCAATCGCTGATGCAGAAGGGATACCGCGCGCGGCCCGAGCAGGTGATCCTGTTCAAAATTTCGGCGTGGGACACCAACTGCCCGCAACATATCCCGCAAAAATTCGACGCCGCCGATGTCGCCGCGGCGCTGGCTTCGCGCGACGTGCGGATCGCGGAACTGGAGGCGGAGCTGGCCCGGCTGTCAGGTACAGCACAAGCCGCTCCGGCTCCGCAGCAAGTTTCAGTGCAGTCGTAAGACTCAGGCCGCCTGTCGAACCGAGGTCCAGGCAAAGTCGGGATAATACTGCAGCATCATGCGGCTGACATAGTCCGTGAGATTCTGGAACCGTTCGGTACGCTCGCGCAGTTGCGAAGTGAAGAACGGGGTCAGGATGCCGGCCAGCATGCCGAACGCGGTGGCATCGGTCCCGCAGGGCGCACCGCCCATCAGATACGGCTTGTCGCCAAGCTGGACCGACAGCGCGAACAGCGAACGCATGGCGAGGT is part of the Bradyrhizobium erythrophlei genome and encodes:
- a CDS encoding LysR family transcriptional regulator; amino-acid sequence: MDRIDAMQAFVAVADLKGFAPAARKLGLSPSGVTRLIAALEDRLGARLLQRTTRSVTLTDVGARYLERVRRILSDVEEAESSAEGERTRPSGRLAVSAPVGFGRLHVSPVMSAYLKRYPEVSGELRLSDRMINLVEDGVDLAIRIGHLADSSLVARHVGEMRRIVVASNEYLRQHGEPKTPKAIASHATIQFGAIAASPDWRFVEDGREVSMICTPRLTTNSADAAIQYAEQDGGLTRVLAYQAAAAIKAGRLKIVLAKFEPPPLPIHIVYPTSRLLSAKVRAFIDLVIEISDWHFGK
- a CDS encoding PaaI family thioesterase; the encoded protein is MTATHIPAGFERQSRRSPLTDPWEPIYSKQTPDAIILGLRLATPHTNARGFVHGGLIAALADKAMGHSCGHKMRGAYSLVTVSMSIDFISSGQIGQWLTVETDVIKTGSTICFAQCVVRADDAVIARANATFRVVTKKE
- a CDS encoding pyridoxamine 5'-phosphate oxidase family protein gives rise to the protein MSDIHTYSSDVAFTPAVKAIQSRKGSRDAYARAEERGGWRTEIDEDLSAFLAGQDSMFLATATAHGQPYIQHRGGPKGFVKVLDKNTLAFADYSGNRQYITQGNLSENPRANIFLIDYAHRRRVKIWGEARVVDDDPALMQSLMQKGYRARPEQVILFKISAWDTNCPQHIPQKFDAADVAAALASRDVRIAELEAELARLSGTAQAAPAPQQVSVQS